A stretch of the Mesorhizobium huakuii genome encodes the following:
- a CDS encoding branched-chain amino acid ABC transporter permease, producing MMDLLGYGAFFLTTALIFSLVTLGLNLQWGLTGLFNVGLAGFVAIGAYTSALLTTPDDAARLGGFGLPILVGWLGAMIVGGIAAALTGMATLRLRSDYLAITTFGVAVVVQLVALNAQKLTSGPFGIGFIPRPFGSLAETPLLFNLSNLAVVSAVTLIAYLALEHLSRSPWGRVLKALREDERAAISLGKSARFYRVQAFAVGGAIMALAGALQAHFTGFIAPDNYLPILTFQVWVMLIVGGSGSNLGAVIGSILVWGIWAGSGTLTSVLFAPEQQARAASLQIVAIGVMLCVILLIRPNGLFGDRLRRPRLGKQAKVTTAKSSSGS from the coding sequence CTGATGGACCTGCTCGGCTACGGCGCCTTCTTCCTGACCACCGCGCTGATCTTTTCGCTGGTCACGCTGGGGCTCAATCTGCAGTGGGGCCTGACCGGACTTTTCAATGTCGGCCTCGCCGGCTTCGTCGCCATCGGCGCCTATACATCCGCGCTGCTGACCACACCGGACGATGCCGCGCGGCTCGGTGGCTTCGGCCTGCCGATCCTTGTCGGCTGGCTCGGCGCCATGATCGTCGGCGGCATCGCCGCGGCGCTGACCGGCATGGCCACATTGCGGCTGAGATCCGACTATCTGGCGATCACCACATTCGGTGTCGCCGTGGTCGTACAGCTGGTCGCGCTCAATGCGCAGAAGCTGACCAGCGGGCCGTTCGGCATCGGTTTCATCCCACGTCCGTTCGGCAGCCTCGCCGAGACACCGCTGCTGTTCAACCTGTCGAACCTCGCCGTCGTCTCGGCCGTCACATTGATCGCCTACCTCGCCCTTGAGCATCTGTCGCGCAGCCCCTGGGGACGCGTGCTGAAGGCCTTGCGCGAGGATGAGCGGGCGGCGATTTCGCTCGGCAAGAGCGCGCGCTTCTACCGTGTCCAGGCCTTTGCCGTCGGCGGCGCCATCATGGCGCTGGCCGGCGCGCTGCAGGCGCATTTCACCGGTTTCATCGCGCCGGACAATTATCTGCCGATCCTGACCTTCCAGGTGTGGGTGATGCTGATCGTCGGCGGCTCGGGCAGCAATCTCGGCGCCGTCATTGGCAGCATTCTGGTCTGGGGAATATGGGCCGGATCCGGGACGCTGACCAGCGTGCTGTTTGCGCCCGAGCAGCAGGCGCGTGCGGCCTCGCTGCAGATCGTCGCCATCGGCGTCATGCTCTGCGTCATCCTGTTGATCCGGCCGAACGGGTTGTTCGGCGACAGGCTGCGGCGGCCACGTCTGGGCAAGCAGG
- a CDS encoding branched-chain amino acid ABC transporter permease, with protein MSLQFVVDGLLTGSMIGLGAIGVTLTYSILRFSNFAHGDFMAWGTYATLAVVSAVGATFGKAAPIAPLSFGWPLLVALVIGMAFTAILALLLDKVLFSRLRSQGQAIIVVMASFGASMALRSLLEFTFTSRPTYFSRAIQIAMPVGFGIRITPDQIALLLLTAVLVLGVHLLMTRTQTGRSMQALSQNAALARIVGIDVASVVRVTWVIGGALACVAGVMIGILVQIRPFMGFDMLLPMFAAAILGGIGSIPGAVLGGLIIGLAEAGAVQLIGAEWRAAVSFIILMAVLFVRPIGLFGVRER; from the coding sequence ATGAGCCTGCAATTTGTCGTCGATGGATTGCTGACCGGCTCGATGATCGGCCTCGGTGCCATCGGCGTGACGCTGACCTATTCGATCCTGCGCTTCTCGAATTTTGCCCATGGCGACTTCATGGCCTGGGGCACCTATGCGACGCTGGCCGTCGTCAGCGCCGTCGGCGCCACTTTCGGCAAGGCAGCGCCGATCGCGCCTTTGTCCTTCGGCTGGCCGCTGCTTGTCGCACTGGTCATTGGCATGGCCTTCACCGCTATACTGGCGCTGCTGCTCGACAAGGTGCTGTTTTCGCGGCTGCGCTCGCAGGGGCAAGCCATCATCGTGGTGATGGCGAGTTTTGGTGCCTCGATGGCGCTGCGCAGCCTGCTCGAATTCACCTTCACCTCGCGGCCGACCTATTTCAGCCGGGCGATCCAGATCGCCATGCCGGTCGGCTTCGGCATCCGCATCACACCCGACCAGATCGCACTTTTGCTGCTGACCGCCGTGCTGGTGCTCGGCGTGCATCTGTTGATGACGCGCACGCAGACCGGCCGTTCCATGCAGGCGCTCAGCCAGAATGCGGCACTGGCCCGCATCGTCGGCATCGACGTCGCCTCCGTGGTGCGCGTCACCTGGGTCATCGGCGGGGCGCTCGCCTGCGTCGCCGGCGTGATGATCGGCATTCTGGTGCAGATCCGCCCGTTCATGGGCTTCGACATGCTGCTGCCGATGTTTGCCGCCGCCATTCTCGGCGGCATCGGCAGCATCCCGGGCGCGGTGCTCGGCGGCCTGATCATCGGGCTCGCCGAAGCCGGCGCGGTGCAGCTGATTGGTGCCGAATGGCGCGCCGCCGTCTCCTTCATCATCCTGATGGCGGTGCTGTTCGTGCGGCCGATCGGCCTGTTTGGTGTGAGGGAACGCTGA
- a CDS encoding branched-chain amino acid ABC transporter ATP-binding protein, which translates to MSETVLDVRNLEAGYEPGVPIVRGASIIVRKSEIVVVLGPNGAGKSSFIKAIAGLVPITGGTVFLDGKDITAAPAHTMVRLGLAFVPQTENIFPLMSVEDNLRVACGILERREIPGRIEEMYAAFPDLVRQRRTAAGNLSGGQRQMLAVARALIVHPKVLVLDEPSAGLSPKFVSMVFEMLAGIRKSGVTILLVEQNAKAALAIGDRAYVLVEGKDRHEGIASELWNDPVVAELYLGQRPSHASKGGAA; encoded by the coding sequence ATGAGCGAGACCGTCCTCGACGTCCGTAATCTCGAGGCCGGCTATGAACCGGGCGTGCCGATCGTGCGCGGCGCCTCGATCATTGTCAGAAAAAGTGAGATCGTCGTCGTCCTCGGCCCCAATGGCGCCGGCAAGTCGAGCTTCATCAAGGCGATCGCCGGCCTCGTCCCGATCACCGGCGGCACCGTGTTCCTGGATGGCAAGGACATCACCGCGGCACCCGCCCACACCATGGTGCGGCTTGGGCTCGCCTTCGTGCCGCAGACGGAAAACATCTTTCCGCTGATGTCGGTCGAGGACAATCTTAGGGTCGCCTGCGGCATCCTCGAACGGCGCGAAATCCCCGGCCGCATCGAAGAAATGTATGCCGCCTTCCCGGACCTCGTCCGTCAGCGCCGCACCGCCGCCGGCAATTTGTCGGGCGGACAGCGGCAGATGTTGGCTGTCGCGCGCGCCCTGATCGTCCATCCCAAGGTGCTGGTGCTCGACGAACCGTCGGCCGGCCTGTCGCCGAAATTCGTGTCGATGGTGTTCGAGATGCTGGCCGGCATCCGCAAATCCGGGGTCACCATCCTTTTGGTCGAGCAGAATGCCAAGGCGGCACTGGCCATTGGCGACCGCGCCTATGTGCTGGTCGAAGGCAAGGACCGGCACGAGGGCATCGCTTCCGAACTGTGGAACGACCCTGTCGTCGCCGAACTCTATCTCGGCCAACGCCCTTCCCACGCCAGCAAGGGAGGCGCGGCATGA
- a CDS encoding ABC transporter ATP-binding protein, whose product MSEAAERQGQESRAPVLTASHVVRRFGGLVAVNDVSFDVKAGEILGLIGPNGAGKTTMFDLLAGSILPTSGDILLNGTRVSGEAAHLRIGRGLGRTFQIPRPLPNLTLIENIMLAAQGQAGERLLANFVTPWRVAAQEKTARTKALDLLELVTLTHLAHEPARVLSGGQRKLLELARVMMADPAIILLDEPAAGVNATLLEVIIDRIRDINARGITFLLIEHNIDMVTRLCHRVLVMASGQLLSEGTAEEVARDPRVIEAYLGGTA is encoded by the coding sequence ATGAGCGAGGCAGCGGAGCGCCAAGGGCAGGAGAGCCGGGCACCTGTTCTGACGGCAAGCCATGTCGTCAGACGGTTCGGCGGCCTTGTCGCCGTCAATGATGTCTCGTTTGATGTCAAAGCGGGCGAAATCCTCGGCCTGATCGGTCCGAACGGTGCCGGCAAGACGACGATGTTCGACCTGCTCGCCGGCAGCATATTGCCGACCAGCGGCGATATCCTGCTCAACGGCACGCGCGTTTCGGGCGAAGCCGCGCATCTGCGCATCGGCCGTGGTCTTGGCCGCACCTTCCAGATCCCGCGCCCGCTGCCCAATCTGACGCTGATCGAAAACATCATGCTGGCGGCACAGGGCCAGGCCGGCGAAAGGCTGCTCGCCAATTTCGTCACGCCGTGGCGGGTGGCGGCGCAAGAAAAAACGGCCAGGACAAAGGCGCTCGACCTTTTGGAACTCGTCACCCTCACCCATCTCGCGCATGAGCCGGCGCGCGTGCTGTCCGGCGGCCAGCGCAAGCTGCTCGAACTCGCCCGCGTGATGATGGCCGACCCGGCGATCATCCTGCTCGACGAGCCGGCAGCCGGCGTCAACGCAACGCTTCTGGAAGTCATCATCGACCGCATCCGTGACATCAATGCGCGCGGCATCACCTTCCTTTTGATCGAGCACAACATCGACATGGTGACGCGGCTCTGCCATCGCGTCCTGGTCATGGCGAGCGGCCAGTTGCTCAGCGAAGGCACGGCGGAAGAGGTCGCGCGCGACCCGCGCGTCATCGAGGCCTATCTCGGAGGCACGGCATGA
- a CDS encoding GntR family transcriptional regulator, producing MQKAAIERNNETIAAQLTPVGRETVQDRVYSELRRALIGGLFEPNQVLTIRGLADALVTSTMPVREALGRLITEKALEALPNRSVRVPPITLERIDDLLRARSLIEGEAIALAATRMSPRQIASIEAMLGEWDEMRALKHKKDIDREATLNQSFHFEIYHCCGSAVLIPMIESLWLQSGPCIRVAIYAFSDAGEVDTAHYHRSIVAALAKQDAQAAREALVADISRPFAFLRDKLQSAATKDQT from the coding sequence ATGCAAAAGGCTGCCATCGAGCGAAACAACGAAACGATCGCAGCCCAGCTTACGCCGGTCGGCCGCGAGACCGTGCAGGATCGCGTCTATTCCGAGTTGCGCCGGGCTCTGATCGGCGGCCTGTTCGAGCCGAACCAGGTGCTGACCATCCGTGGCCTGGCCGATGCGCTGGTCACCTCGACCATGCCGGTGCGCGAAGCGCTCGGCCGGCTCATCACGGAAAAGGCGCTGGAGGCACTGCCCAACCGCTCGGTGCGCGTGCCGCCGATCACGCTGGAGCGCATCGACGACCTTTTGCGCGCCCGGTCGCTCATCGAAGGCGAAGCGATTGCGCTTGCCGCCACGCGCATGAGCCCGCGCCAGATCGCTTCAATCGAAGCCATGCTCGGCGAATGGGACGAGATGCGGGCACTGAAGCACAAGAAGGATATCGACCGCGAGGCGACGCTCAACCAGAGCTTCCATTTCGAGATCTACCACTGCTGCGGCTCGGCCGTGCTGATCCCGATGATCGAAAGCCTGTGGCTGCAATCGGGCCCCTGCATCCGCGTTGCCATCTATGCCTTTTCCGACGCCGGCGAGGTCGACACCGCGCACTATCACCGCAGCATCGTCGCAGCTCTCGCCAAGCAGGATGCGCAAGCGGCGCGCGAGGCATTGGTGGCCGATATCAGCCGGCCTTTTGCTTTCCTGCGCGACAAGCTTCAGTCCGCCGCCACGAAAGACCAGACATGA
- a CDS encoding DUF3830 family protein, with protein MTSISITESRSKLSVTALLLPEKAPENAAFLIAYLATPRVVPGIHAMWTGPEISCPVPSADLEGEAYAKPLPAENATLTPQPGDIALSYVPPRIWGGNPNAIFDIGLYYGQGARLLFPIGWLAGSVVAQVRTDQRDQFAAACGIIRRNGACDITFSLVEA; from the coding sequence ATGACCTCCATCAGCATCACCGAGTCGCGCTCGAAGCTTTCCGTGACGGCGCTGCTGCTGCCCGAAAAGGCGCCGGAAAACGCTGCCTTTCTCATCGCGTATCTCGCCACGCCACGCGTCGTCCCGGGCATTCATGCCATGTGGACGGGACCTGAGATCTCCTGCCCGGTTCCGTCAGCCGATCTCGAAGGGGAGGCCTATGCCAAACCCTTGCCGGCGGAGAATGCCACGCTGACGCCGCAGCCGGGCGACATCGCGTTGTCCTATGTGCCGCCGCGCATTTGGGGCGGCAATCCCAATGCGATTTTCGACATCGGCCTCTACTACGGACAAGGGGCGCGGCTTCTGTTTCCGATCGGCTGGCTCGCCGGCAGCGTGGTGGCGCAGGTGCGGACCGATCAGCGCGACCAGTTCGCCGCTGCCTGCGGCATCATCCGCCGCAACGGCGCATGCGACATCACCTTCAGCCTGGTGGAGGCCTGA
- a CDS encoding TIGR04076 family protein gives MADDSFELFDLRVEAVIPEGKPIYCGAKPGDYFELKGEMLSMPAGQSFSIYSLASVLPFLAAKQRPTDRNDWMTTDAEIACPDPNCASRLRIVRLAKRRFSHAETTAVPLPKENDQT, from the coding sequence ATGGCGGACGACAGTTTCGAGCTCTTCGATCTTCGCGTCGAGGCGGTCATCCCCGAGGGCAAGCCGATCTATTGCGGCGCCAAGCCCGGCGACTATTTCGAGCTCAAGGGCGAGATGCTGTCGATGCCGGCAGGGCAGAGTTTTTCGATCTATTCGCTTGCCTCCGTATTGCCGTTTCTCGCGGCAAAGCAGCGCCCGACCGACCGCAATGACTGGATGACCACAGACGCCGAGATCGCTTGTCCCGATCCCAATTGCGCCAGCCGGCTGCGGATCGTCAGGCTGGCCAAGCGGCGGTTCAGCCATGCCGAAACCACGGCCGTGCCGCTGCCGAAGGAGAACGACCAGACATGA
- a CDS encoding aldo/keto reductase has translation MTAKTFELGPGYTISRVIRGGWQLAGGHGAIDRQQAVTDLIATFDAGIWTYDCADIYTGVEELIGAARLRLASERGLDVAAKMKVHTKLVPDLERLAGISRDYIRGIVEQSLRRLKTERLDLVQFHWWDYDQPRYVEAMGWLNELRLEGKVRNLGTTNFDTPRLAEILAAGIPLVSQQLQYSVLDQRPGNSLAALATKNGVSFLCYGSVAGGFLSDKWLGVAEPAMPLENRSLVKYKLIIDDFGGWDLFQQLLRVLKGVGDRHGVDIATIASAWVLEQRQVAAVIVGARNQAHALANAKIMDVALDADDRAKIAAVISQSQGPLGDVYTLERDRHGRHGSIMHYNLNAGRT, from the coding sequence ATGACCGCCAAGACCTTCGAGCTCGGCCCCGGCTACACCATCTCGCGCGTCATTCGCGGTGGCTGGCAGCTCGCTGGCGGACATGGCGCCATCGATCGTCAGCAAGCTGTCACCGACCTGATCGCCACCTTCGATGCCGGCATCTGGACCTATGACTGCGCCGACATCTATACCGGCGTCGAAGAACTGATCGGCGCCGCGCGCCTGCGGTTGGCCAGCGAGCGCGGCCTGGATGTCGCGGCAAAAATGAAGGTGCACACCAAGCTGGTGCCCGACCTCGAACGGCTGGCCGGCATCAGCCGCGATTATATCAGGGGCATCGTCGAGCAGTCGCTGCGGCGGCTGAAGACCGAACGGCTCGATCTCGTGCAGTTCCATTGGTGGGACTATGATCAGCCTCGTTATGTCGAGGCGATGGGCTGGCTCAACGAGCTTCGGCTGGAGGGCAAGGTGCGCAATCTCGGCACCACCAATTTCGACACGCCGCGGCTCGCCGAAATCCTCGCCGCCGGCATTCCGCTGGTCAGCCAGCAGCTGCAATATTCCGTGCTCGATCAGCGACCGGGCAACAGCCTCGCCGCACTCGCCACGAAAAACGGCGTCAGCTTCCTCTGTTATGGCTCCGTGGCCGGCGGCTTCCTCAGCGACAAATGGCTCGGCGTAGCCGAACCCGCCATGCCGCTCGAAAACCGCTCGCTGGTCAAATACAAGCTGATTATCGACGACTTCGGCGGCTGGGACCTGTTCCAGCAGCTGTTGCGGGTACTCAAGGGCGTGGGCGACCGCCACGGTGTCGACATCGCCACCATAGCCAGCGCCTGGGTGCTGGAACAGCGCCAAGTGGCGGCCGTCATCGTCGGCGCCCGCAACCAGGCGCATGCGCTGGCTAATGCGAAAATCATGGACGTCGCGCTCGACGCCGACGACCGGGCGAAGATCGCGGCCGTGATTTCGCAAAGCCAGGGTCCACTGGGTGACGTCTACACGCTGGAGCGCGACCGCCACGGCCGCCACGGCTCGATCATGCATTACAATCTGAACGCAGGCCGCACATGA
- a CDS encoding ABC transporter substrate-binding protein, translating to MRKTILQLTTALALVTMAGAAQAADCKITVGLVMELTGPAGEYGQAGAKSVEMAFRDINAAGGVRGCDLATDTRDSQSQGNIAVDAATQLVQVKKVPVIIGGIISSVSIPILTSVTAPAKIVQVSPASSSPTLTALGRDGKTNGIFFRTITSDALQGVAAAKYAIDKGFKKLSIIHVNNDFGVNMVAEFSRAYKALGGTIVSDTPYNEKQSSYASEVTAAMAGEPDGLYLVSTPVDGATVARTWISQGGVQKFLLNDGMNSPDFIESVGADYLKDAYGTSSGTSPTASTDYFMKNYKEFSGIEPSNPAADRSYDAGAIVGLAIAIAGSEDPAKIKDAMYKAVDPAGTPIFAGKEEFAKALGLIKDGKPIRYEGVIGPVAFDKYGDITGPFRLWKIVDGKVTTDGEMTTDDVNALQAKLQ from the coding sequence ATGAGAAAGACGATACTCCAACTCACCACCGCGCTTGCTCTCGTGACGATGGCGGGTGCTGCGCAGGCCGCCGACTGCAAGATCACCGTCGGCCTCGTCATGGAACTGACCGGCCCGGCCGGTGAGTACGGTCAGGCCGGCGCCAAGTCGGTCGAGATGGCCTTCCGCGACATCAACGCCGCCGGCGGCGTGCGCGGCTGCGATCTGGCGACCGATACGCGCGACAGCCAGAGCCAGGGCAACATCGCGGTCGATGCCGCGACCCAGCTGGTGCAGGTCAAGAAAGTGCCGGTCATCATCGGCGGCATCATCTCGTCGGTGTCGATCCCGATCCTGACCTCGGTCACAGCGCCTGCCAAGATCGTCCAGGTCTCGCCGGCATCATCGTCGCCGACACTGACCGCGCTCGGCCGCGACGGCAAGACCAACGGCATCTTCTTCCGCACCATCACCTCCGATGCGCTGCAGGGCGTCGCCGCCGCCAAATACGCCATCGACAAGGGCTTCAAGAAGCTGTCGATCATCCACGTCAACAACGATTTCGGCGTCAACATGGTGGCCGAATTCTCTCGCGCCTACAAAGCGCTCGGCGGCACCATCGTCTCCGACACGCCCTACAACGAGAAGCAGTCGAGCTACGCCTCCGAAGTCACGGCGGCGATGGCGGGTGAACCGGACGGACTCTATCTGGTCAGCACGCCGGTCGACGGCGCAACCGTTGCCCGCACCTGGATTTCGCAAGGCGGCGTGCAGAAATTCCTGCTCAATGACGGCATGAACAGCCCGGATTTCATCGAGTCCGTCGGCGCCGATTATCTGAAGGATGCCTATGGCACCTCGTCCGGCACCAGCCCGACGGCCTCCACCGATTACTTCATGAAGAACTACAAGGAATTCTCCGGCATCGAACCGTCGAACCCGGCCGCAGACCGTTCCTATGACGCCGGCGCCATCGTCGGCCTGGCCATCGCCATTGCCGGCTCCGAGGATCCGGCCAAGATCAAGGACGCGATGTACAAGGCGGTCGACCCAGCCGGCACGCCGATCTTTGCCGGCAAGGAGGAGTTCGCCAAGGCGCTCGGTCTGATCAAGGACGGCAAGCCGATCCGCTACGAAGGCGTCATCGGCCCGGTCGCTTTCGACAAATATGGCGACATCACCGGCCCGTTCCGGCTGTGGAAGATCGTCGACGGCAAGGTGACCACCGACGGCGAAATGACCACCGACGATGTCAACGCGCTGCAGGCCAAGCTGCAGTAG
- a CDS encoding FAD-binding oxidoreductase: MSPETQRLLSALGDRLGAGGVLAGSDVDQRYRDDPDGKLGALPEVVLRPRDTVGVAAALAGCNAVGQPVVVQGGRTGLAGGTRVQPGEIVLSLERMSGLAAPDGQAATIVAEAGATLQAVQEAADGAGLMFGVDIGARGSATVGGNIATNAGGIRVLRYGMYRAQVLGLEAVLADGSVLSSLKGLPKDNSGYDLGQLFIGAEGTLGVVTRAALRLHPKPASEVNAFCALASLDAAIALLGLLRQKLGPLLSAYEVNFAPLYDVMAASMAMPAPLPAGSPVYVLAEIQGSEPERDGERFAEVLMQAVEDGVVDDVVVSQSPREFRALWDVREDANRVLFSIKGLIGVDISIPLARMGAFLQEADAAIHAVDPGADIYVFGHLGDGNLHYQVLTADPAAAYGIIYRGVAAAGGGVSAEHGIGLDKKQWLHLVRSDAEIATMRRLKTALDPKNILNPGRVFDLDPMAR, from the coding sequence ATGTCGCCTGAAACGCAACGGCTTTTATCCGCTCTTGGCGACAGGCTGGGCGCCGGCGGCGTGCTCGCCGGCTCTGATGTCGACCAGCGCTATCGCGACGATCCCGACGGCAAGCTTGGCGCGCTACCCGAAGTGGTGCTGCGTCCGCGCGATACCGTCGGTGTCGCGGCGGCCCTCGCCGGATGCAATGCTGTCGGCCAGCCGGTCGTGGTCCAGGGCGGCCGCACAGGACTGGCCGGCGGCACACGCGTCCAGCCGGGCGAGATCGTGCTGTCGCTGGAGCGCATGAGCGGCCTTGCCGCGCCGGATGGTCAAGCCGCCACCATCGTCGCCGAAGCCGGTGCGACGCTGCAGGCGGTGCAGGAGGCGGCTGATGGCGCCGGGCTGATGTTCGGCGTCGATATCGGCGCTCGTGGTTCGGCCACGGTCGGCGGCAACATCGCCACCAATGCCGGCGGCATCCGCGTGCTGCGCTACGGCATGTACCGCGCGCAGGTGCTGGGGCTGGAGGCCGTGCTTGCCGATGGCAGCGTGCTGTCCTCGCTCAAGGGCCTGCCCAAGGACAATTCCGGCTACGACCTCGGCCAGCTCTTCATCGGCGCGGAAGGCACGCTTGGCGTCGTCACCCGCGCCGCGCTCAGGTTGCATCCGAAGCCGGCATCGGAGGTGAACGCCTTCTGCGCGCTCGCTTCGCTCGATGCGGCGATCGCCCTGCTCGGGCTGCTGCGGCAAAAGCTCGGCCCGCTATTGTCCGCCTATGAGGTGAATTTCGCACCGCTCTATGACGTCATGGCGGCCAGCATGGCTATGCCGGCACCGTTGCCGGCAGGCTCACCCGTCTATGTGCTGGCCGAGATCCAGGGCAGCGAGCCCGAGCGCGACGGTGAACGCTTCGCCGAGGTCCTGATGCAGGCGGTCGAGGACGGCGTGGTCGACGATGTCGTCGTCTCGCAGTCGCCGCGTGAATTCCGTGCGCTGTGGGATGTGCGGGAAGACGCCAACCGCGTCCTGTTTTCGATCAAAGGCTTGATCGGCGTCGACATCAGCATCCCGCTGGCGCGCATGGGCGCGTTCCTGCAGGAAGCCGACGCCGCCATTCATGCCGTCGATCCCGGCGCCGACATCTATGTCTTCGGCCATCTCGGCGATGGCAATCTGCACTATCAGGTCCTGACGGCGGATCCGGCGGCGGCCTACGGCATCATCTATCGCGGCGTGGCGGCGGCAGGCGGTGGCGTTTCGGCCGAGCATGGCATCGGCCTCGACAAGAAACAGTGGCTGCATCTGGTGCGCAGCGATGCCGAAATCGCCACGATGCGGCGGCTGAAGACGGCGCTCGACCCGAAGAACATCCTCAATCCGGGGCGGGTCTTCGATCTCGATCCAATGGCCCGATGA